One segment of Monomorium pharaonis isolate MP-MQ-018 chromosome 6, ASM1337386v2, whole genome shotgun sequence DNA contains the following:
- the LOC105828646 gene encoding FYVE, RhoGEF and PH domain-containing protein 2, with product MTMYSPLSPQVSLSSELRQIINERNMLSMRSRMKVLHALNENNERAAEERRKMLRLQAIREILTTEVTYLQQLETLTEFFIQPILEKKLLDHPLLATLAENIKTLYNVSGELVAQLKHNSDNIVEVFHKLAPFFKLYSVYAYDYTQILNLLQTSEENNAAFKKFICDQETRPEVSRKLSSLLITPVQRVPRYQLLIKEVLQHTPYEHREYRHLQACLVEIENSAKHINTLIAQNEETQKLLNLQKCIVTSINLVKPGRILIKQGPLMRVSRRGNSAYKRYFVLLNDTLLYCKGEPETSLIVSCILPLNKCSLTCVLSKKLFRITCLHETFLLYSERSDSDEWIQAIQSAIKKYTECRQTLRKESSSRKPLRHKHINEFSSDNIPKKSIKRKRCIIDEQVLLDTSNIIYFKKDNEMDKDIQNIDNCLPLYKIKRFKRNEYSKADCTFQDLKNTKLKLCKNRNKRYTSICGCLKKSSNSNCNEILPTISGIHGNTKLCSIVSNAKEQTSPFQIISEFFTSIGATIKDFFTFR from the exons ATGACTATGTATTCACCTTTGTCGCCTCAAGTTAGTCTCAGTTCGGAATTGagacaaataataaatgaaaggAATATGTTAAGTATGCGGAGCCGAATGAAag ttcTACATgctttaaatgaaaataatgagaGAGCTGctgaagagagaagaaaaatgcTAAGATTGCAAGCTATTCGAGAAATATTAACTACAGAAGTTACTTATTTGCAACAATTGGAAACTTTGACAGAA ttttttatacaacctattcttgaaaaaaagttgCTGGATCATCCATTACTTGCTACGCTAGCtgaaaacataaaaacattatataacgTAAGCGGTGAACTGGTGGCTCAATTGAAACATAATTCTGATAATATAGTTGAAGTGTTCCACAAACTTGCACCATTCTTCAAGTTATATTCTGTTTATGCTTATGATTATACGCAAATACTAAATTTGTTACAG ACTAGTGAGGAGAATAATGCtgcctttaaaaaatttatttgtgatcAAGAGACTAGACCGGAAGTAAGCAGGAAATTATCTTCGTTGCTAATTACACCAGTACAAAGAGTACCAAGATatcaattacttattaaagaAGTGTTACAACATACTCCTTATGAACATAGAGAGTACAGACATTTACAAG CGTGTTTGGTTGAAATTGAGAACTCTGCAAAGCACATAAATACCTTAATTGCGCAAAACGAagaaacacaaaaattattaaatcttcaGAAATGTATTGTTACTTCTATTAATCTTGTGAAACCTGGTAGAATATTAATCAAGCAAGGACCATTGATGCGTGTTTCGAGACGAGGCAATTCAgcttataaaagatattttgttcttttaaatgACACTTTATTGTATTGTAAAGGCGAACCGGAAACATCGTTGATTGTATCTTGTATTTTACCATTAAACAAGTGCAGTCTGACTTGTGTTCTGAGCAAAAAACTGTTTCGTATAACATGTTTGCACGAAACGTTCTTATTGTACTCGGAAAGAAGCGACAGCGACGAATGGATACAAGCTATACAAAGTGCTATcaaaaaa tatACTGAATGCAGACAAACTTTGAGAAAGGAAAGTAGCTCAAGAAAACCACTTAgacataaacatattaatgaaTTTTCATCAGATAATATAccaaaaaaatctattaaaagaaaaagatgtaTAATAGATGAACAG gtATTATTGGACACCTccaatataatatactttaaaaaggATAATGAAATGGACAAggatattcaaaatatagatAATTGTTTACCTCTTTATAAAATCAAGAGATTTAAACGAAATGAATATTCCAAAGCTGACTGTACTTTCCAAGACCTGAAAAATACGAAACTGAAATTGTGTAAAAACAGGAATAAACGATATACTTCTATATGTGGATGTTTAAAAAAGTCAAGTAACAGCAATTGTAATGAg ATTCTTCCAACAATATCAGGTATACAcggaaatacaaaattatgttCGATTGTGTCGAATGCCAAAGAACAGACATCGCCATTCCAAATAATCAGtgaattttttacatctatTGGTGCAACAATAAAAGACTTTTTTACTTTCAGATAA